The sequence TGATTCCAGGGCCCATTCTTTTGGCCTGGTTTAGGAAACTCAGgccagaaagggggaaaaaatcacctCTGGGGATGAGCTGGATTCCCACAGGACCTGGCAGGAGGAGGAATATTCTATTCTgcagcctatttcctcatctcccaGTCTTGCCTGTCCCCAGGCTGATgctctgggtttaaatcctgtctcGGACATTTCCTAAttgcttgaccctgggcaagtcatgtactCTTTCTGTGCCTCAGGAGGGTCAGACTGGATGGCCCCAAATGTCCTTCTCCAGTCTAAGGAAACTAAGAATCTAGAGAAGTCCCAAGTGCTGAAGAATCCTGGTCTCCAGCTTCTAAAGGAAGAGTTTCaacaaacgaggaaactgaggctgagcgGCCGGAGCCCTCTGAGCCTGCGGGGGGGCTGCTCGCTGCCCGGgcatcctccctctcccctctgcccACAAAGCACTTGAGAATGCCTTgctaaaaatgctttattttgcAGGGAGAAAACAAGTCTCCTAGTTGGAACTAATTTTACCACCACAGAGCTGCATTAGGGTCAGGCGGGGCAGCCCACCCCGCACGAATTTTCTCAAAGAGCTTGGGTATATGACTAATTGGGATGCTCGCCCCCATCCAAGGATCATCCTGCAAGTGTGTGGCCCCCCCCTTGGAGAGCACCTGGCTGGAAAGGCTGCCCTTGCTGTCAGGGCGGCACTGCAGAGAGTTGGGGCTCTGCTTCTGCTGGCCTTGGTCCTGGCTGGTCTTCGAGGGGCTGGTGGTGGGCGACTTTTTTTTACTAGACGAACCACTCTGAGCCTCGTCCACTTTGGCCTTGCTGGTGGACTTGCTGGCATGATCTGGGCTGGGGTCGCTGTTCAGGGAGCGGTCCAGGTAGTCTATGCCTTCGATGATGCAGTCCAGGAAGGAGGGATTTTCAGGACGGTCCATGCAGAGCATGCAGTGAGGGCGGCCCCGGCAGGCTGGTTTCTGGGCAGACTCAGTCTCAATGGCAGGAGTTTCTTCAGCCTTGGGGTTGGTGCTTTGTTTCGTGGGGGGCTTCCCTGGAGTCTTGTTGGATGATTTGCTCCGTTCCTTCCGGCTTGGGCAGACGGAACAATATGGGTGACCAGGGCAGCTGGTGCATTTGGGTTGGATGGCACGTTTTGGGAAGGTGTTACCCACGTAGGGGATACCAGACATGATGGTGGTTTATATGTATCGATGGTAAGAATATTCTTTCTAGAGGAAGGCTGGCCCCTCTTTGGGTGAGTGGCAGCCACTCTGGGTAGCCCCCAGTGGTTACCTGTGGGGTGGGAAGATGCTGGGCTTGAGAACTGACCAACAACTCACCTTATTGCAGTCCCTTCCTCCCAGAagctctgcctctccctcctcaccccacCATTGTTTTCGGGCTGGCAAACCAGGGATGCTTCTTTAGACCAAGACATACCATGGGAGCAGGAGGAGGACAGGAGGGGAAGAAC comes from Gracilinanus agilis isolate LMUSP501 unplaced genomic scaffold, AgileGrace unplaced_scaffold21338, whole genome shotgun sequence and encodes:
- the LOC123254403 gene encoding uncharacterized protein LOC123254403, with the protein product MSGIPYVGNTFPKRAIQPKCTSCPGHPYCSVCPSRKERSKSSNKTPGKPPTKQSTNPKAEETPAIETESAQKPACRGRPHCMLCMDRPENPSFLDCIIEGIDYLDRSLNSDPSPDHASKSTSKAKVDEAQSGSSSKKKSPTTSPSKTSQDQGQQKQSPNSLQCRPDSKGSLSSQVLSKGGATHLQDDPWMGASIPISHIPKLFEKIRAGWAAPPDPNAALWW